The following coding sequences lie in one Allorhizobium pseudoryzae genomic window:
- a CDS encoding ribokinase — MRAFIIGNVALDETYSISALPEPGVSIFGTQASRDLGGKGCNQAIVMARCGVPTTFTAVIGEDDRATTIRETLAEEPVTAELISVAGVASDLSIILTTPDGENSVITTQAAAAAFTPDHIAHSLRAAKAGDLLALQGNLTEAATFTALKLARQISMCTAFNPSPLQPWFPTLWPLIDIAFLNQSEAAALTNRTDHAAGRFLLQQGVSTVVLTLGGEGSMLVTADTACHVPATPAPAVDTTGAGDCFMGTALASALRRSCAIDEQALREAARASAITVSRRGTRLAFPTAEEMKEILSA; from the coding sequence ATGCGTGCCTTTATCATCGGCAATGTCGCACTCGATGAAACCTATTCCATTTCTGCCCTGCCGGAGCCAGGCGTTTCGATCTTTGGTACCCAGGCTTCCCGCGATCTCGGCGGCAAGGGCTGCAACCAGGCGATCGTGATGGCCCGTTGCGGCGTGCCGACGACCTTCACCGCCGTCATCGGAGAGGACGACCGCGCGACAACCATTCGAGAGACGCTGGCAGAGGAGCCGGTGACGGCAGAACTGATCAGCGTCGCGGGGGTGGCGAGCGACCTCTCCATCATCCTCACCACGCCGGATGGCGAAAACTCGGTCATCACCACGCAGGCAGCCGCCGCCGCCTTCACACCGGACCATATCGCCCACAGCCTCAGAGCGGCAAAGGCTGGAGATCTTCTCGCCCTGCAGGGCAACCTCACCGAAGCTGCGACGTTCACGGCTCTTAAACTGGCCCGGCAGATCTCCATGTGCACCGCCTTCAATCCCTCCCCCCTTCAGCCGTGGTTTCCGACGCTCTGGCCCCTGATAGACATCGCCTTCCTCAACCAGAGCGAAGCCGCTGCACTGACGAACCGGACGGATCACGCAGCCGGTCGGTTTCTTCTGCAGCAAGGCGTTTCCACCGTCGTCCTCACCCTTGGGGGAGAGGGCTCGATGCTGGTCACGGCGGACACGGCCTGCCACGTGCCCGCAACGCCGGCCCCGGCCGTGGATACCACCGGCGCCGGAGATTGTTTCATGGGCACCGCGCTTGCCTCTGCCCTGCGGCGCAGTTGCGCCATCGACGAACAGGCGCTGCGAGAGGCCGCTCGGGCCTCCGCTATCACCGTCAGCCGCCGGGGAACGCGCCTGGCTTTTCCGACGGCAGAGGAGATGAAGGAGATCCTCTCCGCCTGA
- a CDS encoding glutamine amidotransferase: MTKKVLLVGESWVSSATHYKGFDQFGSVTFHLGAEPLVKALEGSDYDLTYMTAHDAVEKFPFDMAGLDLYDVIILSDIGANSLLLPPAVWLHSKTVPNRLKLIKAWVEKGGGLLMVGGYFSFQGIDGKARWRRTPVEDTLPVTCLPWDDRVEIPEGSSAHIVKPDHPTVAGLSGEWPLLLGVNEVEVRERADVEVVARLPEDQGSHPLLVTGSFGKGRTAAWTSDIGPHWLSPAFCEWEGYGKLWKNILGWLAEPR, encoded by the coding sequence TTCGGCAGCGTGACCTTCCACCTCGGGGCAGAGCCGCTGGTGAAGGCGCTCGAAGGCAGCGACTACGACCTGACCTACATGACCGCCCATGATGCGGTAGAAAAATTCCCTTTCGATATGGCGGGTCTCGACCTTTACGACGTGATCATCCTCTCCGACATCGGCGCCAATTCGCTGCTGCTTCCGCCGGCCGTCTGGCTGCATTCGAAGACGGTGCCGAACCGGCTGAAGCTGATCAAGGCCTGGGTGGAAAAGGGCGGTGGCCTGCTGATGGTTGGCGGCTACTTCTCCTTCCAGGGCATCGACGGCAAGGCCCGCTGGCGCCGCACGCCGGTGGAAGACACCCTGCCGGTCACCTGCCTTCCCTGGGATGACCGTGTCGAAATTCCGGAAGGGTCCAGCGCCCACATCGTGAAACCCGATCACCCGACGGTGGCAGGACTTTCCGGTGAATGGCCGCTGCTGCTCGGCGTCAACGAGGTGGAGGTGCGCGAGCGCGCCGATGTCGAGGTCGTCGCCCGTCTGCCGGAAGATCAGGGCAGTCACCCGCTGCTCGTCACCGGTTCGTTCGGCAAGGGCCGCACGGCCGCCTGGACGTCCGATATCGGCCCTCACTGGCTTTCGCCCGCCTTCTGCGAGTGGGAAGGGTATGGCAAGTTGTGGAAGAACATTCTCGGCTGGCTCGCAGAACCGCGCTGA
- a CDS encoding Zn-dependent hydrolase, giving the protein MMNGAAINGERLLANLQRFADIGATPKGGVNRQALTALDREARKLLAEMALRRGFTVFQDQIANLFIRREGRNPDLPPLLIGSHLDSQPSGGKFDGALGTLSAFEVLETLEDQGIETERAVEVVAFTNEEGCRFAPGCMGSMAFSAGEIPAIWQDLRAVDGAPFAGELAATLAGLPEATMRPLGFPLYGYLEVHIEQGRLLESEDLPIGLVTGIQGTRWLDVEMTGQTAHAGTTLLKFRRDPMRAVTQALADLYQRIMPGDDQARFTVGRMSLQPGAVNAIPDNVRLTVDIRHPDTSALDAMEQVIADMFARHATALDCEASVTRIFDMPPAAFPPSMVERLAACADHLQLPSRRMLSGAFHDALFMNRIAPSAMIFVPCREGLSHNELEHVEPHHSVAGCELLAAAVLDLVSVSQDMPAH; this is encoded by the coding sequence ATGATGAACGGTGCCGCAATCAACGGCGAAAGGCTTCTTGCCAATCTACAACGGTTTGCCGACATTGGCGCAACCCCCAAGGGCGGCGTCAACCGGCAGGCGCTGACCGCGCTCGATCGGGAGGCGCGCAAGCTTTTGGCGGAGATGGCCCTGCGACGCGGCTTTACGGTGTTCCAGGATCAGATCGCCAACCTCTTCATCCGCCGCGAAGGCCGCAATCCGGATCTGCCGCCGCTTCTGATCGGCAGCCATCTGGACAGCCAGCCGTCCGGCGGCAAATTTGATGGCGCGCTCGGCACGCTTTCGGCCTTCGAAGTCCTGGAAACGCTGGAGGATCAAGGCATCGAAACGGAGCGTGCGGTGGAGGTCGTCGCCTTTACCAACGAAGAAGGCTGCCGGTTTGCGCCCGGCTGCATGGGATCGATGGCGTTTTCGGCGGGAGAGATACCGGCAATCTGGCAGGATCTTCGGGCCGTCGATGGTGCCCCGTTCGCTGGCGAGCTTGCCGCGACGCTCGCAGGTCTGCCCGAAGCGACCATGCGTCCGCTCGGATTTCCGCTGTACGGCTATCTGGAGGTGCATATCGAACAGGGGCGGCTTCTGGAAAGCGAGGACCTCCCGATCGGCCTCGTCACCGGCATCCAGGGCACGCGGTGGCTGGATGTCGAGATGACGGGCCAGACGGCCCATGCCGGAACGACCCTGCTCAAGTTTCGCCGAGATCCGATGCGAGCGGTAACGCAGGCGCTGGCGGATCTCTATCAGCGGATCATGCCCGGCGACGACCAGGCGCGCTTTACCGTCGGGCGGATGTCCCTGCAGCCGGGAGCGGTCAACGCCATCCCGGACAATGTGCGCCTGACCGTAGACATCCGCCATCCGGATACGTCCGCGCTCGACGCGATGGAGCAGGTGATCGCCGACATGTTCGCCCGGCACGCCACGGCTCTGGATTGCGAGGCCTCCGTGACCCGCATCTTCGACATGCCGCCCGCGGCGTTTCCACCGTCGATGGTCGAGAGACTGGCGGCCTGCGCGGACCATCTGCAACTCCCGTCGCGACGAATGCTGTCAGGCGCATTCCATGATGCGCTCTTCATGAACCGGATCGCGCCGTCTGCGATGATTTTCGTTCCCTGCCGGGAGGGTCTCAGCCACAACGAACTGGAACATGTGGAACCGCATCATTCGGTCGCCGGCTGTGAACTTCTGGCCGCTGCGGTTCTGGATCTCGTCAGTGTCTCGCAAGACATGCCCGCGCATTGA
- a CDS encoding BtpA/SgcQ family protein, producing MQTISDNAANAIQEIFGRPKALIGMVHCPAFPGAPRYRGAAMETIYDACMRDAEALIEGGMHGIIIENHGDIPFSKPEDIGPETTGFMSVVTDRIARAIGVPLGINVLANAPIPAFAIAMAGGAKFIRVNQWANAYVANEGFMEGRAAEAMRYRSLLRAEHIKVFADSHVKHGAHAITADRTIDELTRDLAFFDADGVIATGQRTGNSATLEEIEEIGRATHLPLLVGSGVSEANIIDILKRTQGVIVASSLKQGGVWWNPVELSRVRSFVSAAQPGLEG from the coding sequence GTGCAGACCATATCCGACAATGCCGCCAATGCCATTCAGGAAATCTTCGGCCGACCGAAGGCGCTGATCGGCATGGTGCACTGCCCGGCTTTTCCGGGTGCCCCGCGCTATCGCGGCGCGGCGATGGAAACCATCTACGATGCCTGCATGCGGGATGCAGAAGCGCTCATCGAAGGCGGCATGCACGGCATCATCATCGAGAACCACGGCGATATTCCCTTCTCGAAGCCGGAGGATATCGGACCGGAAACCACGGGCTTCATGAGCGTGGTGACCGATCGTATCGCCCGTGCCATCGGCGTGCCGCTCGGCATCAACGTGCTGGCAAATGCACCCATCCCGGCTTTTGCCATTGCGATGGCGGGCGGCGCGAAATTCATCCGCGTCAACCAGTGGGCGAACGCCTATGTGGCCAATGAAGGTTTCATGGAAGGCCGCGCGGCGGAAGCCATGCGCTATCGCTCCCTCCTGCGCGCCGAGCACATCAAGGTTTTTGCCGACAGCCACGTGAAGCATGGGGCCCATGCGATTACCGCCGACCGCACCATCGACGAACTGACCCGTGATCTCGCCTTCTTCGATGCCGATGGCGTGATTGCCACCGGACAGCGCACCGGCAACAGCGCGACCCTGGAAGAGATCGAGGAGATCGGCAGGGCGACGCATCTGCCGCTTCTGGTGGGATCCGGTGTGAGCGAAGCCAATATCATCGACATCCTGAAGCGCACCCAGGGCGTCATCGTCGCCTCGTCGCTGAAGCAGGGCGGCGTCTGGTGGAACCCCGTGGAACTGAGCCGAGTCCGTTCCTTCGTTAGCGCGGCGCAACCCGGTCTGGAAGGATAG